The Urocitellus parryii isolate mUroPar1 chromosome 6, mUroPar1.hap1, whole genome shotgun sequence genome includes a window with the following:
- the Zbtb25 gene encoding zinc finger and BTB domain-containing protein 25 isoform X3 codes for MDTASHSLVLLQQLNMQREFGFLCDCTVAIGDVYFKAHRAVLAAFSNYFKMIFIHQTSECIKIQPTDIQPDIFSYLLHIMYTGKGPKQIVDHSRLEEGIRFLHADYLSHIATEMNQVFSPETVQSSNLYGIQISTTQKTTVKQGLEVKETPSNNNGNRAAVQGDHPQLQLSLAIGLDDGTADQQRVHPAAQALEEHQKPPVSIKQERCDPESVIPQSHPSPSSEQSCQILSS; via the exons ATGGATACTGCTAGCCATAGCCTTGTCCTTCTGCAGCAGCTGAACATGCAGCGAGAATTTGGTTTTCTATGTGATTGCACAGTTGCTATTGGAGATGTTTACTTCAAAGCCCATAGAGCAGTGCTTGCTGCTTTTTCTAACTATTTCAAGATGATATTTATTCACCAAACAAG TGAATGCATAAAAATCCAACCAACCGACATTCAACCTGACATATTCAGCTATTTGTTACATATTATGTACACGGGGAAAGGGCCAAAACAGATTGTGGATCATAGTCGTTTGGAGGAAGGGATTCGATTTCTTCATGCCGACTACCTTTCTCACATTGCAACTGAAATGAATCAAGTGTTCTCCCCAGAGACTGTGCAGTCCTCAAACTTGTACGGCATTCAGATTTCAACAACCCAAAAAACAACTGTGAAACAAGGGCTGGAGGTCAAGGAAACTCCTTCCAATAACAATGGAAACAGAGCTGCTGTCCAGGGTGACCACCCTCAGTTGCAGCTGTCTCTTGCTATTGGGCTTGATGATGGCACTGCAGACCAGCAGAGAGTTCATCCTGCTGCCCAGGCCTTGGAGGAGCACCAGAAACCCCCAGTGTCCATTAAGCAGGAGAGATGTGATCCAGAATCTGTGATCCCCCAGAGCCACCCTTCACCCTCATCAGAG CAGTCCTGCCAAATATTGTCTTCCTAG
- the Zbtb25 gene encoding zinc finger and BTB domain-containing protein 25 isoform X4, with amino-acid sequence MDTASHSLVLLQQLNMQREFGFLCDCTVAIGDVYFKAHRAVLAAFSNYFKMIFIHQTSECIKIQPTDIQPDIFSYLLHIMYTGKGPKQIVDHSRLEEGIRFLHADYLSHIATEMNQVFSPETVQSSNLYGIQISTTQKTTVKQGLEVKETPSNNNGNRAAVQGDHPQLQLSLAIGLDDGTADQQRVHPAAQALEEHQKPPVSIKQERCDPESVIPQSHPSPSSESCQILSS; translated from the exons ATGGATACTGCTAGCCATAGCCTTGTCCTTCTGCAGCAGCTGAACATGCAGCGAGAATTTGGTTTTCTATGTGATTGCACAGTTGCTATTGGAGATGTTTACTTCAAAGCCCATAGAGCAGTGCTTGCTGCTTTTTCTAACTATTTCAAGATGATATTTATTCACCAAACAAG TGAATGCATAAAAATCCAACCAACCGACATTCAACCTGACATATTCAGCTATTTGTTACATATTATGTACACGGGGAAAGGGCCAAAACAGATTGTGGATCATAGTCGTTTGGAGGAAGGGATTCGATTTCTTCATGCCGACTACCTTTCTCACATTGCAACTGAAATGAATCAAGTGTTCTCCCCAGAGACTGTGCAGTCCTCAAACTTGTACGGCATTCAGATTTCAACAACCCAAAAAACAACTGTGAAACAAGGGCTGGAGGTCAAGGAAACTCCTTCCAATAACAATGGAAACAGAGCTGCTGTCCAGGGTGACCACCCTCAGTTGCAGCTGTCTCTTGCTATTGGGCTTGATGATGGCACTGCAGACCAGCAGAGAGTTCATCCTGCTGCCCAGGCCTTGGAGGAGCACCAGAAACCCCCAGTGTCCATTAAGCAGGAGAGATGTGATCCAGAATCTGTGATCCCCCAGAGCCACCCTTCACCCTCATCAGAG TCCTGCCAAATATTGTCTTCCTAG
- the Zbtb25 gene encoding zinc finger and BTB domain-containing protein 25 isoform X1 has product MDTASHSLVLLQQLNMQREFGFLCDCTVAIGDVYFKAHRAVLAAFSNYFKMIFIHQTSECIKIQPTDIQPDIFSYLLHIMYTGKGPKQIVDHSRLEEGIRFLHADYLSHIATEMNQVFSPETVQSSNLYGIQISTTQKTTVKQGLEVKETPSNNNGNRAAVQGDHPQLQLSLAIGLDDGTADQQRVHPAAQALEEHQKPPVSIKQERCDPESVIPQSHPSPSSEVTGLSFTENSVKIHLCHYCGERFDSRSNLRQHLHTHVSGSLPFGVPASILESNDLGEVHPLNENSEVLECHRLSSFIVKENEQQPEHSNRDTSEPLQISQVSLISKDTEPVELNCNFSFSRKRKISCTICGHKFLRKSQLLEHMYTHKGKSYRYNRCQRFGNALAQRFQPYCDNWSDVPVKSSCLSQEHLDLPCALESELTQENVDTILVE; this is encoded by the exons ATGGATACTGCTAGCCATAGCCTTGTCCTTCTGCAGCAGCTGAACATGCAGCGAGAATTTGGTTTTCTATGTGATTGCACAGTTGCTATTGGAGATGTTTACTTCAAAGCCCATAGAGCAGTGCTTGCTGCTTTTTCTAACTATTTCAAGATGATATTTATTCACCAAACAAG TGAATGCATAAAAATCCAACCAACCGACATTCAACCTGACATATTCAGCTATTTGTTACATATTATGTACACGGGGAAAGGGCCAAAACAGATTGTGGATCATAGTCGTTTGGAGGAAGGGATTCGATTTCTTCATGCCGACTACCTTTCTCACATTGCAACTGAAATGAATCAAGTGTTCTCCCCAGAGACTGTGCAGTCCTCAAACTTGTACGGCATTCAGATTTCAACAACCCAAAAAACAACTGTGAAACAAGGGCTGGAGGTCAAGGAAACTCCTTCCAATAACAATGGAAACAGAGCTGCTGTCCAGGGTGACCACCCTCAGTTGCAGCTGTCTCTTGCTATTGGGCTTGATGATGGCACTGCAGACCAGCAGAGAGTTCATCCTGCTGCCCAGGCCTTGGAGGAGCACCAGAAACCCCCAGTGTCCATTAAGCAGGAGAGATGTGATCCAGAATCTGTGATCCCCCAGAGCCACCCTTCACCCTCATCAGAGGTAACAGGTCTCTCTTTTACAGAAAACagtgtcaaaatacatttatgcCATTACTGTGGGGAACGTTTTGATTCCCGTAGTAACTTAAGACAACATCTCCATACCCATGTGTCTGGATCCCTTCCATTTGGTGTCCCTGCTTCCATTCTAGAAAGTAATGATCTTGGAGAAGTACATCCACTTAATGAAAATAGCGAGGTTCTTGAATGCCACAGGCTCAGTTCCTTTATTGTCAAGGAGAATGAGCAGCAGCCTGAACACTCAAATCGTGATACCTCAGAGCCTTTGCAGATTAGTCAAGTATCTTTGATCTCCAAAGATACAGAGCCAGTAGAATTaaactgtaatttttctttttcaaggaaaagaaaaatcagttgtACCATCTGTGGTCATAAATTTCTTAGAAAGAGTCAATTGCTGgaacacatgtatacacacaaaggTAAATCTTACAGATATAACCGATGCCAAAGGTTTGGTAATGCATTGGCCCAGAGATTTCAGCCATACTGTGACAACTGGTCTGATGTACCTGTGAAAAGTTCTTGCTTATCACAAGAACACTTGGACTTGCCTTGTGCCTTAGAGTCAGAGCTCACACAAGAAAATGTTGACACTATCCTTGTTGAATAG
- the Zbtb25 gene encoding zinc finger and BTB domain-containing protein 25 isoform X2 — MYTGKGPKQIVDHSRLEEGIRFLHADYLSHIATEMNQVFSPETVQSSNLYGIQISTTQKTTVKQGLEVKETPSNNNGNRAAVQGDHPQLQLSLAIGLDDGTADQQRVHPAAQALEEHQKPPVSIKQERCDPESVIPQSHPSPSSEVTGLSFTENSVKIHLCHYCGERFDSRSNLRQHLHTHVSGSLPFGVPASILESNDLGEVHPLNENSEVLECHRLSSFIVKENEQQPEHSNRDTSEPLQISQVSLISKDTEPVELNCNFSFSRKRKISCTICGHKFLRKSQLLEHMYTHKGKSYRYNRCQRFGNALAQRFQPYCDNWSDVPVKSSCLSQEHLDLPCALESELTQENVDTILVE, encoded by the coding sequence ATGTACACGGGGAAAGGGCCAAAACAGATTGTGGATCATAGTCGTTTGGAGGAAGGGATTCGATTTCTTCATGCCGACTACCTTTCTCACATTGCAACTGAAATGAATCAAGTGTTCTCCCCAGAGACTGTGCAGTCCTCAAACTTGTACGGCATTCAGATTTCAACAACCCAAAAAACAACTGTGAAACAAGGGCTGGAGGTCAAGGAAACTCCTTCCAATAACAATGGAAACAGAGCTGCTGTCCAGGGTGACCACCCTCAGTTGCAGCTGTCTCTTGCTATTGGGCTTGATGATGGCACTGCAGACCAGCAGAGAGTTCATCCTGCTGCCCAGGCCTTGGAGGAGCACCAGAAACCCCCAGTGTCCATTAAGCAGGAGAGATGTGATCCAGAATCTGTGATCCCCCAGAGCCACCCTTCACCCTCATCAGAGGTAACAGGTCTCTCTTTTACAGAAAACagtgtcaaaatacatttatgcCATTACTGTGGGGAACGTTTTGATTCCCGTAGTAACTTAAGACAACATCTCCATACCCATGTGTCTGGATCCCTTCCATTTGGTGTCCCTGCTTCCATTCTAGAAAGTAATGATCTTGGAGAAGTACATCCACTTAATGAAAATAGCGAGGTTCTTGAATGCCACAGGCTCAGTTCCTTTATTGTCAAGGAGAATGAGCAGCAGCCTGAACACTCAAATCGTGATACCTCAGAGCCTTTGCAGATTAGTCAAGTATCTTTGATCTCCAAAGATACAGAGCCAGTAGAATTaaactgtaatttttctttttcaaggaaaagaaaaatcagttgtACCATCTGTGGTCATAAATTTCTTAGAAAGAGTCAATTGCTGgaacacatgtatacacacaaaggTAAATCTTACAGATATAACCGATGCCAAAGGTTTGGTAATGCATTGGCCCAGAGATTTCAGCCATACTGTGACAACTGGTCTGATGTACCTGTGAAAAGTTCTTGCTTATCACAAGAACACTTGGACTTGCCTTGTGCCTTAGAGTCAGAGCTCACACAAGAAAATGTTGACACTATCCTTGTTGAATAG
- the Akap5 gene encoding A-kinase anchor protein 5, which yields METTVSEIQVENKDEMKLAEVSPQNERHEEKTSMLCFKRRKKAVKAVKPKAVSEAANVARECPVEAGASDQPQHPGGTWASIKRLVTHRKRSDSSKQQKSFKAEVQPEIKDEDADLPKKKVKSRIKIPCIKFSKGTQRSNHSRITEDSDCTIKVQKEAEGLDIQTQTQLNDQATKAKSAQDLSEGILHKDGDEVCESNVNSSITSGENVISVELELDNGHSAIQTGTLILEKEIEMIEEKQSVQPQQASPLASSETDNQQLVASDVPPSPAIPDQKTMEESSNSVLESRPYCEDYESREMAAEENKPKDTELSQESDLKENGINAEKPKSEESKRMEPIAIIITDTEISEFDVKKSKNVPKQFLISIENEQVGVFANDSGFEGRTPEQYETLLIETASSLVRNAIQLSIEQLVNEMASDDNKINTLLQ from the coding sequence ATGGAGACCACAGTTTCTGAAATTCAAGTAGAAAATAAGGATGAAATGAAATTAGCAGAAGTCAGTCCTCAGAATGAAAGACATGAGGAAAAAACATCCATGCTTTGCttcaagagaagaaagaaagcagtCAAGGCAGTGAAGCCCAAAGCTGTCTCTGAGGCTGCCAATGTGGCAAGGGAGTGTCCGGTAGAAGCAGGAGCTTCTGATCAGCCACAGCACCCAGGGGGCACCTGGGCCTCAATCAAACGTCTAGTAACACACAGGAAAAGGTCAGATTCTTCAAAGCAGCAAAAGTCATTTAAGGCTGAAGTGCAACCTGAAATAAAGGATGAGGATGCTGATCTTCCTAAGAAAAAGGTAAAATCCAGAATTAAGATTCCCTGCATAAAATTCTCAAAAGGTACACAAAGAAGTAATCATTCCAGAATTACAGAAGACTCAGACTGCACCATCAAAGTCCAAAAAGAGGCTGAAGGGTTGGATATACAAACTCAGACCCAATTAAATGACCAGGCAACAAAGGCTAAGTCAGCCCAGGACCTAAGTGAAGGCATCCTGCACAAAGATGGTGATGAGGTCTGTGAATCAAATGTGAACAGCAGCATAACATCTGGAGAGAACGTGATTTCAGTAGAACTTGAATTAGATAATGGGCATTCTGCTATTCAAACAGGAACTCTAATCcttgaaaaggaaattgaaatgattgaagaaaaacaaagtgttCAACCCCAACAAGCAAGCCCACTTGCAAGTTCAGAAACAGACAACCAGCAACTAGTGGCTTCTGATGTTCCTCCATCACCTGCAATCCCAGATCAGAAAACTATGGAAGAATCCAGTAACAGTGTCCTAGAAAGCAGACCATACTGTGAAGACTATGAAAGTAGAGAGATGGCAGCTGAAGAGAATAAGCCAAAAGATACTGAATTGAGCCAGGAATcagatctgaaagaaaatgggatcAATGCAGAGAAACCCAAAtcagaagaaagcaaaagaatggagccaattgctattattattacagACACTGAAATCAGTGAATTTGATGTTAAGAAATCTAAAAATGTCCCTAAGCAATTCTTAATTTCAATAGAAAATGAGCAAGTAGGGGTTTTCGCTAATGATAGTGGTTTTGAGGGTAGAACTCCAGAACAATATGAAACACTCTTAATAGAAACAGCTTCTTCTCTTGTCAGGAATGCTATCCAGTTGTCTATAGAACAGCTGGTTAATGAAATGGCCTCCGATGATAATAAGATAAACACTCTCCTACAGTGA